Proteins encoded together in one Lagopus muta isolate bLagMut1 chromosome 3, bLagMut1 primary, whole genome shotgun sequence window:
- the MCUR1 gene encoding mitochondrial calcium uniporter regulator 1 → MAARRALLALRSHGALPPASASRHRLTPARPRAVAAISGGAGWGRRCRESGVSNSVPSFLRSKDSVSLLGSRKLFFDTHALVCLLEGHGFTTQQSEVIVSAFVKIVNTNLDMIYKDMVTKVQQEIALQQIMSHIGGLKKDMIILEKSEFSALRSENEKIKLELQQIKKQVMDEIAKVRADNKLNLNLEKSRVKELYSLNERKLLEMRTEIVELHAQQDRALTQTDRKIDTEVADLKTMLESHKLDNIKYLAGSVFTCLTVALGFYRLWM, encoded by the exons ATGGCCGCGAGGCGGGCGCTGTTAGCGCTGCGGTCCCACGGCGCCCTCCCGCCCGCTTCCGCCTCACGTCACCGCCTCACGCCCGCCCGTCCGCGCGCGGTGGCCGCCATTAGCGGCGGCGCGGGGTGGGGGCGGCGCTGCAGGGAGAGCG GTGTGAGCAACTCCGTGCCTTCATTTTTACGAAGCAAGGACAGCGTTTCCTTGCTGGGAAGTAGGAAGCTTTTTTTTGACACTCATGCCCTGGTGTGCCTCCTGGAAGGACATG GATTCACTACTCAGCAGTCGGAGGTGATTGTGTCTGCATTCGTGAAAATCGTGAACACCAACCTGGATATGATTTACAAGGACATGGTGACCAAAGTGCAGCAG GAGATTGCTCTTCAACAAATAATGTCCCATATTGGTGGATTGAAAAAGGACATGATTATATTGGAAAAAAGTGAGTTTTCAGCACTTCGGTCAGAAAACGAg aaaataaaactggaacTCCAGCAGATAAAGAAGCAAGTCATG GATGAAATTGCCAAAGTTCGTGCAGATAACAAACTAAACCTAAACCTAGAGAAGAGCAGAGTAAAAGAACTG tATTCacttaatgaaagaaaactacTTGAAATGAGGACAGAAATAGTGGAACTG CACGCACAACAAGATCGAGCTCTGACccaaacagacagaaaaatagaCACAGAAGTTGCTGATCTGAAAACAATGCTGGAATCACACAAACTCGACAATATTAAGTACTTAGCAG gttCAGTATTTACATGCCTTACTGTAGCACTGGGATTTTATCGTTTATGGATGTAA